From one Streptomyces chromofuscus genomic stretch:
- a CDS encoding Ppx/GppA phosphatase family protein encodes MTRVAAIDCGTNSIRLLVADADPATGELVDLDRRMTIVRLGQGVDRTGRLAPEALERTFAACREYAAIIERHGAERVRFVATSASRDAENRDDFVRGVVDILGVEPEVITGDEEAELSFTGATKELTGRTDLHRPYLVVDIGGGSTEFVVGEDHVHAARSVDVGCVRMTERHLVSGGTVSDPPTERQIAAMRADIEAALDLAEEKVPLREARTLVGLAGSVTTVSAIAQDLPEYDSAAIHHSRISYDRVREITDWLLHSTHAERAAVPSMHPGRVDVIAAGALVLLSIMERIGAEEVVVSEHDILDGIAWSCASTE; translated from the coding sequence GTGACCCGCGTGGCCGCCATCGACTGCGGTACGAACTCCATCCGGCTCCTCGTGGCCGACGCCGACCCCGCGACGGGCGAACTGGTCGACCTGGACCGCCGGATGACCATCGTGCGGCTCGGCCAGGGCGTCGACCGCACCGGGCGCCTGGCCCCCGAGGCGCTGGAGCGGACCTTCGCGGCCTGCCGTGAGTACGCCGCGATCATCGAGCGGCACGGTGCGGAACGGGTCCGCTTCGTCGCCACATCCGCCTCCCGGGACGCCGAGAACCGCGACGACTTCGTGCGCGGGGTCGTGGACATCCTCGGTGTCGAGCCCGAGGTCATCACCGGGGACGAGGAGGCCGAGCTCTCCTTCACCGGCGCGACGAAGGAGCTGACGGGGCGGACGGATCTGCACCGGCCCTACCTCGTGGTGGACATCGGCGGCGGTTCGACCGAGTTCGTCGTCGGTGAGGACCACGTCCACGCGGCGCGCTCGGTGGACGTCGGCTGCGTCCGGATGACCGAACGGCACCTGGTCAGCGGCGGGACGGTGTCCGACCCGCCGACGGAGCGGCAGATCGCGGCGATGCGGGCCGACATCGAGGCCGCCCTCGACCTGGCCGAGGAGAAGGTCCCGCTGCGCGAGGCGCGCACCCTGGTCGGCCTGGCCGGCTCGGTCACGACGGTGTCGGCGATCGCGCAGGACCTGCCCGAGTACGACTCCGCCGCGATCCACCACTCGCGCATCTCCTACGACCGGGTCCGGGAGATCACCGACTGGCTGCTGCACTCCACCCACGCCGAGCGCGCGGCCGTGCCGTCCATGCACCCCGGGCGCGTCGACGTGATCGCCGCCGGGGCCCTCGTACTCCTGTCGATCATGGAGCGGATCGGCGCCGAGGAGGTCGTCGTGAGCGAGCACGACATCCTCGACGGGATCGCTTGGAGTTGCGCCTCCACCGAGTGA
- a CDS encoding DUF501 domain-containing protein has translation METPPPPTPRTEPTDADVEAFKQQLGRPPRGLRAIAHRCPCGQPDVVETAPRLPDGTPFPTLYYLTCPRASSAIGTLEAEGVMKEMTARLETDPELAAAYRAAHEDYVRRRDEIEELKGFPSAGGMPDRVKCLHVLVAHSLAAGPGVNPLGDEALALLPEWWRKGACVTVANEEDDQ, from the coding sequence ATGGAAACGCCCCCGCCGCCCACCCCGCGCACCGAGCCCACCGACGCGGACGTCGAGGCCTTCAAGCAGCAGCTCGGGCGGCCCCCGCGCGGTCTGCGCGCGATCGCGCACCGGTGCCCGTGCGGGCAGCCGGACGTCGTGGAGACGGCCCCGCGGCTGCCCGACGGCACGCCCTTCCCGACGCTGTACTACCTGACGTGCCCGCGGGCCTCGTCGGCCATCGGCACCCTGGAGGCCGAGGGCGTGATGAAGGAGATGACGGCCCGGCTGGAGACCGACCCGGAGCTTGCCGCCGCCTACCGCGCCGCGCACGAGGACTACGTCCGGCGCCGGGACGAGATCGAGGAGCTGAAGGGCTTCCCGAGCGCGGGCGGCATGCCGGACCGGGTGAAGTGCCTGCACGTGCTCGTGGCGCACAGCCTGGCCGCCGGACCGGGTGTGAACCCGCTCGGCGACGAGGCCCTGGCCCTGCTGCCGGAGTGGTGGCGCAAGGGCGCGTGCGTGACCGTGGCGAACGAGGAGGACGACCAGTGA
- a CDS encoding FtsB family cell division protein, giving the protein MAVKERDRFSTATRIRLLGEQTAARVYRSQTRRQARRSRLTGRAALLALVVCSLVVALAYPIRQYVAQRAEITDLQRQKEQARERVEELRDLKARWQDDAYAEQQIRERLHYVMPGETGYVVIDPDAARQSRADQGAADRPWYANVWDGVDKSDAADG; this is encoded by the coding sequence ATGGCCGTGAAGGAACGCGACCGTTTCTCCACCGCGACCAGGATCCGGCTGCTCGGTGAGCAGACCGCGGCGCGCGTCTACCGCTCGCAGACCCGCCGCCAGGCCCGCCGCTCCCGGCTCACCGGCCGCGCGGCCCTGCTCGCCCTCGTCGTCTGCTCACTGGTCGTCGCGCTCGCCTACCCGATAAGGCAGTACGTCGCCCAGCGCGCCGAGATCACCGACCTCCAGCGGCAGAAGGAGCAGGCCCGGGAGCGGGTCGAGGAACTGCGCGACCTCAAGGCGCGTTGGCAGGACGACGCGTACGCGGAGCAGCAGATCCGTGAGCGGCTGCACTACGTGATGCCGGGGGAGACCGGTTACGTCGTGATCGACCCGGACGCGGCCAGGCAGTCCCGCGCCGACCAGGGCGCGGCCGACCGCCCCTGGTACGCGAACGTCTGGGACGGGGTCGACAAGTCGGACGCCGCCGACGGCTGA
- the eno gene encoding phosphopyruvate hydratase, whose protein sequence is MPSIDVVVAREILDSRGNPTVEVEVGLDDGSTGRAAVPSGASTGAFEAIELRDGDPNRYLGKGVEKAVLAVIEQIGPELVGYDATEQRLIDQAMFDLDATDNKGSLGANAILGVSLAVAHAASEASDLPLFRYLGGPNAHLLPVPMMNILNGGSHADSNVDIQEFMIAPIGAESFSEALRWGAEVYHTLKKVLKNKGLSTGLGDEGGFAPNLGSNREALDLILEAIKEAGYAPGEQIALALDVAASEFYKDGSYVFEGKERSAAEMTEYYAELVAAYPLVSIEDPLFEDDWEGWKTITAKLGDKVQLVGDDLFVTNPERLARGIEEGAGNALLVKVNQIGSLTETLDAVELAQRNGFKCMMSHRSGETEDVTIADLAVATNCGQIKTGAPARSERVAKYNQLLRIEEILDDAAVYAGRSAFPRFKG, encoded by the coding sequence GTGCCGTCCATCGACGTCGTCGTAGCCCGGGAAATCCTGGACTCCCGAGGCAACCCCACGGTCGAGGTCGAGGTCGGCCTCGACGACGGCAGCACGGGTCGTGCCGCCGTTCCGTCCGGCGCTTCCACCGGCGCCTTCGAGGCCATCGAGCTCCGCGACGGCGACCCCAACCGCTACCTCGGCAAGGGCGTCGAGAAGGCCGTCCTCGCCGTCATCGAGCAGATCGGCCCTGAGCTGGTCGGCTACGACGCCACCGAGCAGCGCCTGATCGACCAGGCGATGTTCGACCTGGACGCCACCGACAACAAGGGCTCCCTCGGCGCCAACGCCATCCTCGGCGTCTCGCTCGCCGTCGCCCACGCCGCCTCCGAGGCCAGCGACCTGCCGCTGTTCCGCTACCTGGGCGGCCCGAACGCGCACCTGCTGCCGGTGCCGATGATGAACATCCTGAACGGCGGCTCGCACGCCGACTCCAACGTGGACATCCAGGAGTTCATGATCGCCCCGATCGGCGCGGAGTCCTTCTCCGAGGCGCTGCGCTGGGGCGCCGAGGTCTACCACACCCTGAAGAAGGTCCTGAAGAACAAGGGCCTGTCCACCGGCCTCGGCGACGAGGGCGGCTTCGCCCCCAACCTCGGCTCCAACCGCGAGGCCCTCGACCTCATCCTCGAGGCCATCAAGGAGGCCGGCTACGCCCCCGGCGAGCAGATCGCCCTCGCCCTCGACGTGGCCGCGTCCGAGTTCTACAAGGACGGCTCCTACGTCTTCGAGGGCAAGGAGCGCTCGGCCGCCGAGATGACCGAGTACTACGCCGAGCTGGTCGCGGCGTACCCGCTGGTCTCCATCGAGGACCCGCTGTTCGAGGACGACTGGGAGGGCTGGAAGACCATCACCGCCAAGCTCGGTGACAAGGTCCAGCTCGTCGGCGACGACCTGTTCGTCACCAACCCGGAGCGTCTGGCCCGGGGCATCGAGGAGGGCGCGGGCAACGCGCTGCTCGTCAAGGTCAACCAGATCGGCTCGCTGACCGAGACCCTGGACGCCGTGGAGCTGGCCCAGCGCAACGGCTTCAAGTGCATGATGTCCCACCGCTCCGGCGAGACCGAGGACGTCACCATCGCCGACCTCGCCGTCGCCACCAACTGCGGCCAGATCAAGACCGGCGCCCCGGCCCGCTCCGAGCGCGTCGCCAAGTACAACCAGCTGCTGCGCATCGAGGAGATCCTCGACGACGCCGCGGTGTACGCCGGCCGCAGCGCCTTCCCGCGCTTCAAGGGCTGA